In Microbacterium maritypicum, the following are encoded in one genomic region:
- a CDS encoding zinc-binding alcohol dehydrogenase family protein gives MSSEERPLAQHWVATAPGGPDSWEFVEERLAAPGHGEVTIRVHASGVNPADAKHVASGGSGLEFPVPIGYEVSGVLSAVGPDTRIGSGAAAIGDEVIAFRVRGGYATAVTVPAEKVFAKPSTLTHPEAANLLLVGTTAAEMLAVTGAAPGETVLLHGASGAVGVSVLQQARLRGIRVIGTASTDRFDEVRRFGGEPVRYGPGLADRVREVSAGPVAAALDAVGTDEAVDVSLELVADRRRIVTIAALGRAEAEGIQAIAGSMPASARFRDEVRSELIALAQNGDLVVPVARTFPLDEARQAHRVLATGHPGGKLALIP, from the coding sequence ATGTCATCCGAGGAACGGCCGCTGGCGCAGCACTGGGTGGCGACCGCGCCCGGTGGACCGGATTCGTGGGAGTTCGTCGAGGAGCGACTGGCGGCACCCGGGCACGGTGAGGTCACCATCCGAGTGCACGCGTCCGGCGTGAACCCCGCCGACGCGAAGCATGTCGCGTCCGGCGGGTCGGGCCTGGAGTTCCCCGTTCCGATCGGGTACGAGGTGTCCGGTGTGCTCAGCGCGGTCGGTCCGGACACTCGGATCGGCTCCGGTGCAGCGGCGATCGGCGACGAGGTGATCGCTTTCCGGGTGCGCGGCGGTTACGCGACAGCGGTCACGGTCCCCGCGGAGAAGGTCTTCGCGAAGCCGTCCACGCTCACGCATCCGGAGGCGGCGAACCTGCTTCTCGTCGGCACCACGGCCGCGGAGATGCTCGCGGTCACCGGGGCGGCGCCGGGGGAGACCGTCCTCCTCCACGGCGCCTCGGGCGCGGTCGGCGTGAGCGTTCTGCAGCAGGCTCGGCTCCGCGGCATCCGCGTCATCGGCACCGCGAGCACCGACCGGTTCGACGAGGTCCGGCGATTCGGGGGAGAGCCCGTCCGATACGGCCCGGGGCTCGCCGACCGGGTCCGTGAGGTCTCGGCCGGACCGGTGGCCGCAGCGCTCGATGCCGTCGGCACCGACGAGGCCGTCGACGTGTCACTCGAGCTGGTCGCGGATCGCCGTCGCATCGTCACCATCGCCGCCCTGGGGCGCGCCGAGGCCGAGGGGATCCAGGCGATCGCCGGCTCGATGCCCGCCAGTGCCCGGTTCCGCGATGAGGTGCGCAGCGAGCTGATCGCCCTCGCGCAGAACGGCGACCTCGTGGTGCCCGTCGCCCGGACCTTTCCGCTCGACGAGGCGCGTCAGGCCCATCGTGTGTTGGCGACCGGCCACCCTGGCGGGAAACTCGCCCTGATCCCCTAG
- the leuA gene encoding 2-isopropylmalate synthase: MQNTQRPSAMPIHKYRPFHEQINVHLPDRTWPDARITEAPRWCAVDLRDGNQALIDPMSPERKRVMFELLVSMGYKEIEVGFPSASQTDFDFVRQLIEENLIPDDVTIQVLTQAREHLIERTYESIAGAKQAIVHLYNSTSVLQREVVFRTDKQGIIDIALEGARLCRKFEKTIPDTKVYYEYSPESYTGTELEFAVDICNQVIEVFEPTADRKVIINLPATVEMASPNVYADSIEWMSRNLNHRENVILSLHPHNDRGTAIAAAELGYMAGADRIEGCLFGNGERTGNVDIVALGINLFTQGIDPQIDFSDIDQVKRTVEYCNQLPVPERSPWAGDLVFTAFSGSHQDAIKKGFEAMEARASAEGVTVDEIEWAVPYLPVDPKDLGRSYEAVIRVNSQSGKGGVAYLLKSDHAIDLPRKLQIEFSGVVQAKTDAEGGEVTSDQIWSIFNDEYLPADDSAAKWGRFELLATQTRSDMSGDVVLDVVLRDDDEQVSVSGNGNGPVAAFVEVLRGQGFDITVYDYVEHALSAGGDAQAAAYVELQVGDQRLWGVGIDGDISTASLKAIVSGVNRSIRTRQQELAAV; this comes from the coding sequence ATGCAGAACACTCAGCGCCCGTCCGCGATGCCGATCCACAAGTACCGGCCGTTCCACGAGCAGATCAACGTCCACCTGCCTGACCGTACCTGGCCTGATGCTCGGATCACCGAGGCGCCGCGGTGGTGCGCCGTCGACCTCCGAGACGGCAACCAGGCACTCATCGACCCGATGTCGCCCGAGCGCAAGCGCGTGATGTTCGAACTGCTCGTCAGCATGGGCTACAAGGAGATCGAGGTCGGCTTCCCGTCGGCGAGCCAGACGGACTTCGACTTCGTCCGCCAGCTCATCGAAGAGAACCTGATCCCCGACGACGTCACCATCCAGGTGCTGACCCAGGCACGCGAGCACCTGATCGAGCGCACCTACGAGTCGATCGCGGGCGCCAAGCAGGCCATCGTGCACCTGTACAACTCCACGAGCGTGCTGCAGCGCGAGGTCGTGTTCCGCACCGACAAGCAGGGCATCATCGACATCGCGCTCGAGGGTGCGCGCCTGTGCCGCAAGTTCGAGAAGACGATCCCGGACACGAAGGTCTACTACGAGTACTCGCCCGAGAGCTACACGGGCACAGAGCTCGAGTTCGCGGTCGACATCTGCAACCAGGTGATCGAGGTCTTCGAGCCGACTGCAGACCGCAAGGTGATCATCAACCTGCCCGCCACCGTCGAGATGGCCTCTCCCAACGTCTACGCCGACTCGATCGAGTGGATGAGCCGGAACCTCAACCACCGAGAGAACGTCATCCTGTCGCTGCACCCGCACAACGATCGCGGTACCGCGATCGCCGCCGCCGAGCTCGGCTACATGGCCGGAGCCGACCGCATCGAGGGCTGCCTGTTCGGCAACGGCGAGCGCACGGGCAACGTCGACATCGTGGCCCTGGGCATCAACCTGTTCACGCAGGGCATCGACCCGCAGATCGACTTCAGCGACATCGACCAGGTCAAGCGAACGGTCGAGTACTGCAACCAGCTGCCCGTGCCCGAGCGCAGCCCCTGGGCGGGCGACCTGGTCTTCACCGCGTTCAGCGGGTCGCACCAGGATGCGATCAAGAAGGGCTTCGAAGCGATGGAGGCCCGGGCGAGCGCCGAGGGCGTCACGGTCGACGAGATCGAGTGGGCGGTTCCGTACCTGCCGGTCGACCCGAAGGACCTGGGCCGCTCATACGAGGCGGTCATCCGGGTGAACTCGCAGTCCGGCAAGGGCGGCGTCGCGTACCTGCTGAAGTCGGATCACGCGATCGATCTGCCGCGCAAGCTCCAGATCGAATTCTCCGGCGTCGTGCAGGCCAAGACGGATGCCGAGGGCGGCGAGGTCACGTCCGACCAGATCTGGTCGATCTTCAACGACGAGTACCTGCCCGCCGACGACTCCGCGGCCAAGTGGGGACGGTTCGAGCTGCTCGCGACGCAGACTCGCAGCGACATGTCCGGGGACGTGGTGCTCGACGTGGTGCTGCGCGACGACGACGAGCAGGTCTCGGTGTCGGGCAACGGCAACGGCCCGGTGGCGGCGTTCGTCGAGGTGCTGCGCGGTCAGGGCTTCGACATCACCGTGTACGACTACGTGGAGCACGCCCTCAGCGCCGGAGGCGACGCACAGGCCGCGGCCTACGTCGAGCTGCAGGTCGGCGACCAGCGCCTGTGGGGCGTCGGCATCGACGGCGACATCTCGACGGCATCCCTCAAGGCGATCGTCTCGGGTGTCAACCGCTCGATCCGCACGCGGCAGCAGGAGCTCGCGGCGGTCTGA
- a CDS encoding VOC family protein, whose product MNITQTAISLNVDDVAASAAFAKTHFGFEEAMSAEGFVSLQHPDAPNLIFLETGLGSFRPQEIAGSAGQGTLLVFVVEDIDAEFARIDAAGARVITPPETEPWGERYCQFADPNGIIWQLVQWV is encoded by the coding sequence GTGAACATCACTCAGACCGCCATCTCTCTCAACGTCGACGACGTCGCCGCGTCAGCCGCGTTCGCGAAAACACACTTCGGATTCGAGGAGGCGATGTCCGCCGAGGGATTCGTCTCGCTGCAGCACCCGGACGCACCCAACCTCATCTTCCTGGAGACCGGCCTGGGAAGCTTCCGACCCCAGGAGATCGCCGGCTCCGCGGGTCAGGGCACCCTGCTCGTGTTCGTCGTGGAGGACATCGATGCGGAGTTCGCCCGCATCGACGCGGCGGGTGCGCGCGTCATCACTCCCCCGGAGACCGAGCCGTGGGGCGAGCGCTATTGCCAGTTCGCCGATCCGAACGGGATCATCTGGCAGCTCGTCCAGTGGGTCTGA
- a CDS encoding TetR/AcrR family transcriptional regulator C-terminal domain-containing protein: protein MAKNLVDLLWRDESSAAAGGRRGPRARRSTAEVISRAIELADHADLDAVTIRALAQSLQLPPMSIYTHVNSRADLLVLMVDVMHSRMRVRSVEEVGWPARVRAVAEDNLALLRGHPWVLDIADQRAALGPGTIAKYDRELHAFDDTGLGDIERDAALSFLLDFVHAAAMRMRESAEKEQFGAFWAEAGPRLATYLGEDYPLAQSVGQAAGESLGTPYDAAVAWEFGLARVIDGLRAIIGEHPGS from the coding sequence ATGGCCAAGAATCTGGTGGATCTCCTCTGGCGGGACGAATCGTCGGCGGCCGCGGGCGGTCGTCGTGGACCTCGGGCCCGACGTTCGACGGCGGAGGTTATCTCGCGGGCGATCGAGCTCGCCGATCACGCCGATCTGGACGCCGTGACGATCCGCGCCCTCGCGCAGTCACTCCAGCTGCCGCCGATGTCGATCTACACGCACGTGAACAGCCGTGCGGACCTGCTCGTCCTGATGGTCGACGTGATGCACTCTCGGATGCGGGTTCGCTCGGTCGAGGAAGTCGGCTGGCCCGCGCGAGTGCGCGCGGTTGCCGAGGACAACCTCGCCCTGCTGCGAGGGCATCCCTGGGTGCTCGACATCGCGGACCAGCGTGCCGCGCTCGGGCCCGGCACGATCGCCAAGTACGACCGCGAGCTGCATGCGTTCGATGACACGGGGCTGGGCGACATCGAACGCGACGCGGCACTGTCCTTCCTCCTGGACTTCGTCCACGCCGCGGCGATGAGGATGCGGGAGAGCGCCGAGAAGGAGCAGTTCGGCGCATTTTGGGCGGAGGCGGGCCCGCGTCTCGCTACCTACCTGGGGGAGGACTACCCGCTCGCGCAATCGGTCGGTCAGGCCGCGGGCGAGTCCCTGGGGACGCCCTACGATGCCGCAGTCGCGTGGGAATTCGGTCTGGCGAGGGTGATCGACGGCCTCCGTGCGATCATCGGCGAGCACCCGGGATCCTGA
- a CDS encoding trimeric intracellular cation channel family protein: MTEPLFTIPLWADLLGVGLGGVQGAMFASGFQGQRRLDWLGVAIIGIMIGMGGGLIRDILLGQTPATLQNQWYLVTAAGAALLGMLLAGLFTRLNTAIVVLDAVVIGMFGAFGTSKALAFGIPEVPAVFIGVCAAVGGSVLRDMLMGLPTAIMHVGSLYAVAAGAGCTFIVIAVALGMPITIAAVAGIAVTTVIRILAVTFDVSLPEQRRIYRRKVAAETGAIAIVKPSADI; encoded by the coding sequence GTGACCGAACCGCTCTTCACCATTCCGCTGTGGGCGGACCTGCTCGGCGTCGGCCTCGGCGGGGTCCAGGGAGCGATGTTCGCTTCGGGGTTCCAGGGTCAGCGGCGCCTCGACTGGCTCGGCGTCGCGATCATCGGCATCATGATCGGGATGGGCGGCGGTCTGATCCGCGACATCCTGCTCGGGCAGACGCCGGCGACGCTGCAGAACCAGTGGTATCTCGTCACGGCGGCCGGGGCGGCACTCCTGGGCATGCTGCTCGCCGGTCTGTTCACCCGCCTGAACACCGCGATCGTGGTGCTCGACGCGGTGGTCATCGGGATGTTCGGTGCGTTCGGGACGAGCAAAGCTCTCGCCTTCGGCATCCCCGAGGTGCCGGCCGTGTTCATCGGCGTGTGCGCGGCCGTGGGCGGCAGCGTGCTCCGCGACATGCTCATGGGGCTGCCGACCGCGATCATGCACGTCGGGTCGCTCTACGCCGTCGCGGCCGGCGCCGGGTGCACGTTCATCGTCATCGCCGTCGCGCTCGGGATGCCCATCACGATCGCCGCCGTCGCCGGCATCGCCGTGACGACCGTCATCCGCATCCTCGCCGTCACGTTCGACGTCTCCTTGCCCGAGCAGCGCCGGATCTACCGCCGCAAGGTGGCCGCCGAGACGGGCGCCATCGCGATCGTCAAGCCCAGCGCCGACATCTGA
- the recO gene encoding DNA repair protein RecO gives MPTYRDEAVILRTHKLGEADRIVTMLSRRHGKVRAVAKGVRRTSSKFGARLEPFMVADVQLYQGRSLDIVQQAESLGSYGTDIAAHYDRFTAANAMVETADRLSDAEATPDQYLLLVGGLRALSRGEHVARSILDSYLLRVMSLSGWAPSLDECARCGTPGPHARFVAQLGGLVCTNCAPAGSPRVAEKTLTLLRALISGEWDVIDASPPADTAAASGLVSAYAQWHLERGIRSLAHVSDISSEGPR, from the coding sequence GTGCCCACCTACCGAGACGAAGCGGTGATCCTGCGCACTCACAAGCTCGGTGAGGCGGATCGCATCGTCACCATGCTCTCGCGCCGCCACGGTAAGGTGCGCGCGGTCGCTAAGGGCGTGCGCCGCACCTCGTCGAAGTTCGGCGCCAGGCTCGAGCCGTTCATGGTCGCCGACGTGCAGCTCTATCAGGGGCGCTCGCTCGACATCGTGCAGCAGGCGGAATCGCTCGGCTCCTACGGCACGGACATCGCGGCGCACTACGACCGGTTCACCGCGGCGAACGCGATGGTGGAGACGGCCGACCGTCTGAGCGATGCCGAGGCGACCCCCGATCAGTACCTGCTCCTCGTGGGCGGGCTGCGGGCACTGTCGCGCGGAGAGCACGTCGCGCGCAGCATCCTCGATTCGTACCTCCTGCGGGTCATGTCGCTTTCCGGGTGGGCGCCCTCGCTCGACGAATGCGCGCGCTGCGGGACACCGGGACCGCACGCGCGATTCGTCGCGCAGCTGGGTGGACTGGTGTGCACCAACTGCGCGCCGGCCGGCAGCCCCCGCGTCGCCGAGAAGACACTGACCCTTCTCCGCGCCTTGATCTCGGGCGAGTGGGACGTCATCGATGCGTCACCGCCCGCCGACACCGCGGCCGCGTCCGGACTCGTCTCCGCTTACGCCCAGTGGCACCTGGAGCGCGGCATCCGCTCGCTCGCCCATGTGTCGGACATCTCGTCGGAAGGACCACGATGA
- a CDS encoding isoprenyl transferase, with product MSPKPYTHKDAVPYRPLDWTGVHPPAFRAVPEHVAIVMDGNGRWANRRGLNRIEGHKAGEEVLLDVVAGAIQAGVKHLSVYAFSTENWARSPEEVRFLMGYNRDVLHRRRDQLNEWGVRIRWAGRKPRLWGSVIKELQHAEQLTRGNDVLTLTMCVNYGGRVELVDAMRAIAEDVAAGRVKPKAITEKMIRRNLYVPDMPDVDLFLRSSGEQRTSNFLLWESAYAEMVFLDTLWPDFSREELWRAIGIYLSRDRRFGGAIDTPDSPA from the coding sequence ATGAGCCCCAAGCCCTACACGCACAAAGACGCGGTGCCCTATCGTCCGCTGGATTGGACCGGTGTGCACCCGCCGGCGTTCCGGGCCGTGCCCGAGCACGTCGCGATCGTCATGGACGGCAACGGCCGCTGGGCCAACCGCCGAGGTCTCAACCGCATCGAAGGCCACAAGGCGGGCGAGGAGGTGCTGCTCGACGTCGTCGCCGGCGCAATCCAGGCCGGGGTGAAGCATCTGTCCGTGTACGCGTTCTCGACCGAGAACTGGGCGCGGTCCCCCGAGGAGGTGCGCTTCCTCATGGGCTACAACCGCGATGTGCTGCACCGCCGCCGCGACCAGCTCAACGAGTGGGGCGTCCGCATCCGCTGGGCCGGCCGCAAGCCGAGGCTCTGGGGCAGCGTCATCAAGGAGTTGCAGCACGCCGAACAGCTCACCCGCGGCAACGACGTGCTCACCCTCACGATGTGCGTCAATTACGGCGGACGGGTCGAGCTCGTCGACGCGATGCGGGCGATCGCGGAAGACGTCGCTGCCGGGCGCGTGAAGCCCAAGGCCATCACCGAGAAGATGATCCGCCGGAACCTGTACGTGCCGGACATGCCCGACGTCGATCTCTTCCTCCGGAGCTCGGGGGAGCAGCGCACCTCGAACTTCCTGCTGTGGGAGTCGGCCTACGCCGAGATGGTGTTCCTTGACACGCTCTGGCCGGACTTCTCGCGGGAAGAGCTCTGGCGGGCGATCGGCATCTACCTGTCGCGGGACCGTCGCTTCGGCGGCGCGATCGACACCCCTGACTCACCCGCCTGA
- a CDS encoding AAA family ATPase, with translation MLTAADPLPFRPERVLIAGVTGSGKTTLARRVAGVWGLRQIEIDGLFHGPNWAPRPEFLDDVRSFAAEDRWVTEWQYTSKGTDEILTPRADLAIWLDYPYRVVRSRLLRRTLRRSILRTRMWNGNVEKPIWQMFRSDPDENILAWQTKTLGHWTERMPDYTLRFPQLTIVRLRTPNETEQWLRAQAGESGVSIAPPKRRSRDR, from the coding sequence ATGCTCACCGCCGCCGACCCGCTTCCCTTCCGGCCCGAGCGGGTCCTGATCGCCGGTGTCACGGGCTCCGGCAAGACCACTCTCGCGCGCCGCGTCGCCGGCGTGTGGGGACTGCGCCAGATCGAGATCGACGGCCTGTTCCACGGGCCGAACTGGGCTCCGCGGCCCGAGTTCCTCGACGATGTGCGCTCCTTCGCGGCCGAGGACCGCTGGGTCACCGAGTGGCAGTACACGAGCAAGGGCACCGACGAGATCCTCACGCCGCGCGCCGACCTCGCGATCTGGCTGGACTATCCGTACCGCGTGGTGCGCTCACGCCTGCTGCGTCGAACGCTGCGCCGCAGCATCCTGCGCACGCGGATGTGGAACGGCAACGTCGAGAAACCGATCTGGCAGATGTTCCGCAGCGATCCCGACGAGAACATCCTCGCCTGGCAGACCAAGACCCTGGGGCATTGGACAGAGCGGATGCCGGACTACACCCTGCGCTTCCCGCAGCTCACGATCGTCCGGCTCCGGACTCCGAACGAGACCGAGCAGTGGCTCCGGGCTCAGGCGGGTGAGTCAGGGGTGTCGATCGCGCCGCCGAAGCGACGGTCCCGCGACAGGTAG
- a CDS encoding DsbA family protein yields the protein MTEPISIDIWSDIACPWCYIGKRNLEKGLEAVAADEDAPQVNITFHSFELSPDTPVDFDGDEIDFLAGHKGMPREQVEQMLSNVTGVAANAGLEYRFDILQHTNTVKAHELLHFAKAEGLQHEMEERLMSAYFTEGKHVGRIDDLVALAAEVGLDADRARTALESEQYLPAVRQDQAQARAYGIQGVPFFVVDGQYGISGAQPPAAFENVIRDLWAKRDEPVEA from the coding sequence GTGACTGAACCCATCTCCATCGACATCTGGTCCGACATCGCCTGCCCCTGGTGCTACATCGGCAAGCGCAACCTCGAGAAGGGTCTCGAAGCGGTCGCTGCCGACGAGGACGCGCCGCAGGTCAACATCACCTTCCACTCGTTCGAGCTGTCGCCCGACACCCCGGTCGACTTCGACGGCGACGAGATCGACTTCCTCGCCGGGCACAAGGGCATGCCGCGGGAGCAGGTCGAGCAGATGCTGTCGAACGTGACCGGTGTTGCCGCGAACGCGGGGCTCGAGTACCGTTTCGACATCCTGCAGCACACCAACACCGTGAAGGCGCACGAGCTGCTGCACTTCGCGAAGGCCGAAGGGCTGCAGCACGAGATGGAGGAGCGGCTCATGTCCGCCTACTTCACCGAGGGCAAGCACGTCGGGCGTATCGACGACCTCGTCGCCCTCGCGGCCGAGGTGGGGCTCGACGCCGACCGCGCCCGCACAGCGCTCGAGAGCGAGCAGTACCTCCCGGCCGTGCGTCAGGATCAGGCGCAGGCACGGGCCTACGGCATCCAGGGCGTTCCGTTCTTCGTCGTCGACGGCCAGTACGGCATCAGTGGCGCACAGCCGCCGGCCGCGTTCGAGAACGTGATCCGCGACCTGTGGGCCAAGCGGGACGAACCCGTCGAGGCCTGA
- a CDS encoding metallophosphoesterase family protein encodes MPDRLPISRRTVLTAGALGALGTALPLGTASAAAASDIAPAGAGAGRGLRFRADGTFKVVQFNDTQDDELTDRRTVELMEKVLDQEKPDFVVINGDVITGGCETRLAVKQAINNVVTPMEARRIPWAVTYGNHDEDSLPQSGVDEAGMLKIYRSYEYNVNAESTRGVTGTSNTIVSIGSAARKNREAFALWLMDSGRYAPGTIDGQDFAGYPTWDWLRMDQVAWYREQSQRLEQRRGRKVPGLMFLHIALWEHRFMWWGGVDTRTEADAARGKARHAIVGERNEDECPGPFNSGMFNAILERGDVKGVFVGHDHINDYVGDYYGVMLGYAPGTGFGAYGLDGAERNRMRGGRVFELKEAGDEVTIATRVVYARELGIDLTANDQPMEPLPLGPRQQRI; translated from the coding sequence ATGCCCGACCGTCTGCCGATCAGCCGGCGCACCGTCCTCACCGCCGGAGCGCTCGGCGCTCTCGGAACCGCCCTGCCGCTCGGTACCGCCTCCGCAGCCGCGGCCTCGGACATCGCCCCGGCGGGCGCCGGAGCCGGCCGCGGTCTGCGTTTCCGCGCCGACGGGACCTTCAAGGTGGTGCAGTTCAACGACACGCAAGACGATGAACTCACCGACCGCCGCACGGTCGAACTGATGGAGAAGGTGCTCGATCAGGAGAAGCCCGACTTCGTCGTCATCAACGGCGATGTGATCACCGGCGGCTGCGAGACCCGGCTCGCCGTGAAGCAGGCGATCAACAACGTCGTCACGCCCATGGAGGCCCGACGGATCCCGTGGGCGGTCACCTACGGCAACCATGACGAGGACTCGCTGCCGCAGTCGGGCGTGGACGAGGCGGGAATGCTGAAGATCTACCGCTCGTACGAGTACAACGTGAACGCCGAGAGCACACGGGGCGTGACCGGTACCAGCAACACGATCGTGTCGATCGGCTCGGCCGCCCGGAAGAACCGCGAGGCGTTCGCCCTGTGGCTGATGGACTCGGGGCGCTACGCCCCCGGCACGATCGACGGCCAGGACTTCGCCGGATACCCGACCTGGGACTGGCTGCGGATGGACCAGGTGGCCTGGTACCGCGAGCAGTCGCAGCGTCTCGAACAGCGTCGCGGGCGCAAGGTGCCGGGGCTGATGTTCCTGCACATCGCGCTGTGGGAGCACCGCTTCATGTGGTGGGGCGGCGTGGACACCCGCACGGAGGCCGATGCCGCGCGCGGCAAGGCCCGGCACGCCATCGTCGGTGAGCGCAACGAAGACGAGTGCCCCGGTCCGTTCAACTCCGGGATGTTCAACGCGATCCTCGAGCGCGGCGACGTGAAGGGCGTGTTCGTCGGCCACGACCACATCAATGACTACGTGGGCGACTACTACGGCGTCATGCTGGGCTACGCCCCCGGCACCGGGTTCGGCGCCTACGGTCTCGACGGCGCTGAGCGCAACCGTATGCGCGGTGGTCGGGTCTTCGAACTCAAGGAAGCCGGTGACGAGGTGACGATCGCGACGCGTGTCGTCTATGCGCGCGAGCTCGGCATCGATCTGACGGCGAACGACCAGCCCATGGAGCCGCTGCCCCTCGGCCCGCGCCAGCAGCGGATCTGA
- a CDS encoding glutathione peroxidase, whose protein sequence is MTDSALRSIPFTDAKGEEKTLDDLGADVVLVVNVASKCGLTPQYEQLEELQRLYGDRGFTVVGFPCNQFFGQEPGSVDDILEFCSTTYGVTFPVNDKVKVNGKNASELYKALKETPDEGGKAGRVEWNFEKFLVLPDGDVLRFRPKQKPDAPEIVSAIEAALTR, encoded by the coding sequence ATGACCGATTCCGCGCTCCGTTCGATCCCGTTCACCGATGCCAAGGGCGAGGAGAAGACGCTCGACGATCTCGGCGCCGACGTGGTGCTGGTGGTCAACGTGGCGTCCAAGTGCGGACTCACCCCCCAGTACGAGCAGCTCGAGGAACTGCAGCGCCTGTACGGGGACCGCGGCTTCACGGTCGTCGGCTTCCCGTGCAACCAGTTCTTCGGCCAGGAGCCGGGCTCCGTCGACGACATCCTCGAGTTCTGCTCGACGACCTACGGCGTCACCTTCCCGGTCAATGACAAGGTCAAGGTGAACGGCAAGAACGCGTCGGAGCTCTACAAGGCTCTCAAGGAGACCCCGGACGAGGGCGGCAAGGCCGGCCGCGTCGAGTGGAACTTCGAGAAGTTCCTCGTGCTGCCCGACGGCGACGTCCTGCGCTTCCGTCCGAAGCAGAAGCCGGACGCCCCCGAGATCGTCAGCGCGATCGAAGCAGCACTGACCCGCTAA